The Cryptomeria japonica chromosome 2, Sugi_1.0, whole genome shotgun sequence region TCCCAAGTGATTACTGGCAAGAGTTTTCTCCCAAGAAAGTAGACAATGGTATTGCATAATACATCACACCATCTGATTTTACAAAGCCAACACCAGAATATGTGTCAACATTTACTTGGAGAAGCAAATTACTAGACTAAATAATTTCACTTATAAATCttgcaatatttttattttataaagtttATATACAATTGAAACAATTTCTATTGCAGTGCTTCCCAGGGACCCATGTATCCTATTTTTCTGAAAAACTATACATTTACTTGGAGAAGCAAATTACTAGACTAAATAGTTTCGCTTATAAATCttgcaatatttttaattttaattttatgaaGTTTATATGCAATTGAAAAAAATTCTATTGCGGTGCTTCCCAAGAACCCATGTATCCTATTTTTCTGACAATCTATGTGTCCACATCTGCCAGACGTCTCCCATCTCCAAATACTATCTTAATAACTTTTGTGCATGCATAAAACCCTATTAAAAAGTCGTACATGTATTAACAAAACCCCAAATTGTTATTTTCTTCTCACAACCTCAAAATACCTTGAATCGAACCAGTTTCTTATTTCTAGTAACACAGTTCAGAATTATAAATAACACATCATTTGTCTATTTCACAACAAAATCAATACACCATTGCTAAGAAACCTAAAAGCATGCAAAttaccaaaaaagaaaaaaagaaatttacCTTTTGCAATAAAAGCGACTCATTTGGACATGTAGGAAACACCATGAGCCCAATACCTACCATTGATAATCCATAGCAACCCAATGCTACAATAAAATATATTGGCAACTGGAAAAAGAGAATAAAAAAACCCAATTCATGTAGTTAGAAATAATGCAAGTCAACATAAGTCTCCTAAAGTCAATATTATAGCAATCGTAGTTAATATGCAAAAGAGATAAATAAGAAGAGCTTACCAATAGAGCATTTTCTTGTGCAATAATAGATGAGCGCAGCAAAGCAATCCAAACAGATAGAAGAGCTACTAGAATTCCAATGATTTTGAGAATATGCCTCATTTCTATGTACTTTAATTAAATAttgggatttcaattttgtttcaCCTCAAATATCTCGATATCTTTTTACATTGAAAGTGAAAAAACCAATAGAGCTCAAAAGATGGTTCAACCTCTGATCCACACCCTACTACAACTGAAGGCAATTTGGTGTTCTGTCCCCTTAAAGTCTATTTGTATGTCAAAATTTAAAACTAATACTGGCAACTTAGGGGGTGCAAGGGATGTGCCAATAGAAAATTCAAGGGAATGTCATCATCGTCTTCTCCCTACACCCAACAATTGTAATCTTCACCcttaatttcttcaagattttccacAAGCCAAAGTATTTTGTTACACCTGAAAAATAAGCACATGCAAGTACAACATAATTAGAACCCTATAAATATAGAAACTAAAAAATATCATTCAATGTAATGAAATACATAAAATACCAGGGCATGTCAACATATACAAATATTAATCACCCAAAAAAATTAAAACCACAAAATTGAGTTGTAAATGTATCAAGCATGAGACTCGAAAAAATCTAGAATAAAGTAATTAAGTTCTAGATTAATATTCTATCCAACCTACATAACAAGATCTATTGAAAAAAGTGAATTAAGCCTTGCGGTCCCATGGAGAAACAATTTTATGTGCAAGTCCAATCACTGGATTGTATTTTACATACAGAATAAACAAATTAACTTATCTGAAGTTGCTACAAAGTTACAAACTCTTGGTACCCCACTGCTAGCTAGGGCTGAGATTACTCTTCCTAAGCAATCACTACTCCAcaatttattttttctatattttattatttacaGTTTTGAATGCAAAAGGTTGCATATATTtgtatttaagatatatatatatactagtaaTATATTATTTGACTCCTTTCCACAAAGTAATCAGATCAAATTATTAGGTCATACCAAAACCTTTTTATGTGAACAAGTTATTTCTGCAGAGTAAGGAGAATGCACTGACTAGTGAGGAGCAACTATAGGCCCTTTTAGGGCTTTATAAATAAAAATCGCAGCATTAATAATAAACCTAGGGCACAAAACGAGGACCAACCTGGGCAGAAAAGAAATCAGGGCCGTCTTAAATAAATTGAGGGCCAGCCTAAGGATAAAGCCACGAATTTATTAAATAGGTAATAATTTTAATTAGGCCTACCTACTGGAAGGGTGAACCCCTCCAATCAAAGAGATATAGCCCCAGCTGTGAAAGGTATATAAAGGGGAATTGGCTGAGAGGAGGAGGGCAGACGATTATATCAGTCTGTCTTGAACACAAAAATAAAGATCGAATCATCTGACTTGAAATTGGATAATACATGAAACACTTAGCAGTTCGATTGAGCATTACAGTTTTTGTTGTGAGTCTCGTATGCATAATATAGTCAATTTTGTATCGATATACATAAATCTCTACATGCTAATAGTTACAATGCACTGCTATTATGATTATATATTATATCTGATTAATGATTTTCCTGCAGTTTACTGATTATATGTTAAATGTCTGTATGATACTGATCCTTCATATTGCAAGAGAGGTACGGTGATGGGGCACTCTCCTATGTATGCCACCTCAAGGTGGGGACCAgatagtcccatgaggccaaggggctACAGAGGGTACTGTCTTTGGGCTTAGGAGAGATGGGCTTCTGGGGCACCCTGTTGTAACGTCATCCCCCTATCATGGTGAATCAACGCAAGAAGTCCAATCATAAGGAGAGGGAAATGGTTGGCAAGATAAGGGGAATGGAAAG contains the following coding sequences:
- the LOC131060537 gene encoding dolichol-phosphate mannose synthase subunit 3, which codes for MRHILKIIGILVALLSVWIALLRSSIIAQENALLLPIYFIVALGCYGLSMVGIGLMVFPTCPNESLLLQKDIAEAKAFLEQQGVDVSSSDS